Proteins encoded within one genomic window of Macadamia integrifolia cultivar HAES 741 unplaced genomic scaffold, SCU_Mint_v3 scaffold3055, whole genome shotgun sequence:
- the LOC122067673 gene encoding putative cytochrome c biosynthesis ccmC-like mitochondrial protein, with the protein MSVSLLQPSFFMSKTRSYAQILIGSRLFLTAMAIHLSLRVAPQDLQQGGNSRIPYVHVPAARMSILVYIATAINSFMFLLTKHPLFLRSSGTGTEMGAFSTLFTLVTGGFRGRPMWGTFRVWDARLTSVFISFLIYLGALRFQKLPVEPAPISIRAGPIDIPIIKSPVNWWNTSHQPGSISRSGTSIHVPMLIPILSNFANSPFSTRILFVLETRLPIPSFPESPLTEEIEAREGIPKPSSLAEIDGSCRKGTKLD; encoded by the coding sequence ATGTCCGTTTCGTTATTACAACCTTCTTTCTTTATGTCAAAGACCAGAAGCTACGCGCAAATTCTCATTGGATCTCGGTTGTTCTTAACAGCGATGGCTATTCATTTAAGTCTTCGGGTAGCACCACAAGATCTTCAACAAGGTGGAAATTCTCGTATTCCGTATGTACATGTTCCTGCGGCTCGGATGAGTATACTTGTATATATCGCAACGGCTATAAACAGTTTTATGTTCCTTTTAACAAAACATCCCCTTTTTCTTCGCTCTTCCGGAACCGGTACAGAAATGGGTGCTTTTTCTACGTTGTTTACCTTAGTGACTGGGGGGTTTCGGGGAAGACCTATGTGGGGCACCTTTCGGGTGTGGGATGCTCGTTTAACCTCTGTATTCATCTCGTTCCTTATTTACCTGGGTGCACTGCGTTTTCAAAAGCTTCCTGTCGAACCGGCTCCTATTTCAATCCGTGCTGGACCGATCGATATACCAATAATTAAGTCTCCAGTCAACTGGTGGAATACATCGCATCAACCTGGGAGCATTAGCCGATCTGGTACATCAATACATGTTCCAATGCTCATTCCAATCTTGTCCAACTTTGCTAactcccccttctcaacccgtATCTTGTTCGTTCTGGAAACACGTCTTCCTATTCCATCTTTTCCCGAATCTCCTTTAACGGAAGAAATAGAAGCTCGAGAAGGAATACCAAAACCTAGTTCACTCGCTGAGATTGACGGTTCATGCCGGAAAGGTACGAAGTTGGACTAA